One Antiquaquibacter oligotrophicus genomic region harbors:
- a CDS encoding glycerophosphodiester phosphodiesterase family protein, protein MKRRGRPLVIGHRGASGYRPEHTAAAYELAFELGADAVEPDIVATRDGVLVLRHENEISGTTDVASRREFASRRTTKTVDGVKHTGWFTEDFTWAELATLEARERIPETREDSAAYGGGILRLRDLIPLMPDGAIMVAELKHAAYFESIGLPLDALFAEEIADWAKPENLIVECFELTVLEKVRARGVPGRVVFLLESSGAPADQVALLGRRAAPYSDYLTDEGLRSLASRVDGISVDKRMLLDRRGTGATDLVARAHAAGLEVYTWTLRAENRFLAPAWRTGDPAQFGDWQSEFGLVLATGLDGVFADQPDLVRALLD, encoded by the coding sequence GTGAAGCGGCGAGGACGGCCCCTCGTGATCGGTCACCGGGGCGCGAGCGGGTATCGACCCGAGCACACTGCAGCAGCCTATGAGCTCGCCTTCGAGTTGGGGGCGGATGCCGTCGAACCCGACATCGTGGCGACCCGCGACGGGGTCCTCGTGCTGCGACACGAGAACGAGATCTCCGGCACAACGGATGTCGCCTCGCGACGCGAGTTCGCCTCCAGACGCACCACCAAAACTGTCGACGGCGTCAAACACACCGGGTGGTTCACGGAGGACTTCACGTGGGCGGAGCTCGCAACGCTGGAGGCTCGTGAGCGGATCCCCGAAACGCGGGAGGATTCCGCGGCGTACGGCGGGGGCATCCTGCGACTTCGCGACCTGATTCCGCTCATGCCGGACGGGGCGATTATGGTCGCCGAACTCAAACACGCGGCCTACTTCGAGTCGATCGGGCTGCCGCTGGATGCACTCTTCGCCGAGGAGATCGCGGACTGGGCGAAACCGGAGAACCTCATCGTCGAGTGTTTCGAGCTCACCGTTCTGGAGAAGGTTCGCGCCCGCGGGGTGCCGGGTCGTGTCGTATTCCTGCTCGAATCGTCGGGTGCTCCGGCCGACCAGGTTGCCCTTCTCGGGCGTCGCGCGGCCCCCTACAGCGACTACCTCACCGATGAGGGTTTGCGCTCGCTCGCGTCCCGCGTCGACGGCATCAGCGTAGACAAGAGGATGCTCCTCGACAGGCGCGGCACGGGTGCGACCGATCTTGTGGCCCGGGCACACGCTGCGGGTCTCGAGGTCTACACGTGGACGCTGCGCGCCGAGAACCGCTTCCTCGCACCAGCCTGGCGAACGGGAGACCCCGCCCAGTTCGGGGATTGGCAGTCGGAGTTCGGACTCGTGCTCGCGACGGGTCTCGACGGTGTGTTCGCCGATCAGCCCGACCTGGTGAGGGCGCTCCTCGACTGA
- a CDS encoding DUF4190 domain-containing protein, whose protein sequence is MSTCPACSAPLQGDWKFCLSCGAPLPQAAPAAIRPDTADAGRTINLLAVIAFALGVIGGPIAAIFGHIAVRQIRTSGERGLVLARVAIVLGYVWLVVWIAAIAWIISFSVR, encoded by the coding sequence ATGTCGACGTGCCCCGCGTGCAGTGCCCCGCTCCAGGGGGACTGGAAGTTCTGCCTGTCCTGCGGCGCCCCGCTCCCCCAGGCCGCGCCCGCGGCGATCCGTCCCGACACAGCGGATGCCGGTCGAACGATCAACCTTCTCGCGGTCATCGCATTCGCACTCGGTGTCATCGGTGGTCCCATCGCGGCTATCTTCGGCCACATCGCAGTACGCCAGATTCGAACCTCCGGCGAGCGCGGGTTGGTACTCGCCAGGGTCGCGATCGTGCTCGGCTACGTGTGGCTCGTCGTCTGGATCGCCGCCATCGCGTGGATCATCTCGTTCAGTGTCCGCTGA
- a CDS encoding Bax inhibitor-1/YccA family protein gives MAFNNPAFRNEAFTSQGAVAAAQDISAQQLDEIYNRPSAEPQGEVMTVENTIQKTVFSFAVLLVGAVVGWFTAEAVPFLWIGAGLVGFVLALVNIFKKEPSPALILAYSAVQGVFVGGISAFYNAAFDGVVLQAVIATFVVVGVTLALFASGKIRASKRATKIFLIAMIGYALFSVVNLFIMLFGGAGGNPWGLRGDFTIAGIPLGLILGVLVVILAAYSLVLDFDFIQKGARNKAPAKYGWTGAFGIMVTVIWLYLELLRMFAIARN, from the coding sequence ATGGCATTCAACAACCCCGCTTTCCGCAACGAGGCGTTCACATCGCAGGGCGCCGTCGCCGCCGCGCAGGACATCTCGGCGCAGCAGCTCGACGAGATCTACAACCGTCCCTCTGCTGAGCCTCAGGGCGAGGTCATGACGGTCGAGAACACAATCCAGAAGACCGTCTTCAGCTTCGCGGTGCTGCTTGTTGGCGCCGTCGTCGGATGGTTCACCGCCGAGGCAGTGCCGTTCCTGTGGATCGGTGCCGGCCTTGTCGGCTTTGTGCTCGCCCTCGTCAACATTTTCAAGAAGGAGCCGTCGCCGGCCCTCATCCTCGCGTACTCCGCGGTTCAGGGTGTTTTTGTCGGTGGCATCTCCGCCTTCTACAACGCGGCATTCGACGGTGTGGTGCTCCAGGCCGTCATCGCCACGTTCGTTGTGGTCGGTGTGACCTTGGCCCTCTTCGCGAGTGGCAAGATCCGGGCATCCAAGCGCGCCACCAAGATCTTCCTCATCGCGATGATCGGTTACGCACTGTTCTCGGTCGTCAACCTGTTCATCATGCTCTTCGGCGGAGCTGGCGGTAACCCGTGGGGGCTGCGCGGTGACTTCACGATCGCGGGCATCCCGCTCGGGCTGATCCTGGGTGTGCTCGTGGTGATCCTCGCCGCGTACTCGCTCGTGCTCGACTTCGACTTCATCCAGAAGGGTGCACGCAACAAGGCTCCGGCCAAGTACGGCTGGACCGGTGCGTTCGGCATCATGGTCACCGTCATCTGGCTGTACCTCGAGCTGCTGCGCATGTTCGCCATCGCGCGCAACTAG
- the guaA gene encoding glutamine-hydrolyzing GMP synthase: MTDTDARPVLVVDFGAQYAQLIARRVREASVYSEIVPHTITAAEVAEKKPAGIVLSGGPSSVYEPGSPTLDPGILELGVPVLGICYGFQVMAQQLGGEVANTGLREYGATEVTLAPGDSSLLGGQPGQQTAWMSHGDSVSKAPEGFEVLASSDSTPVAAFASDERRMYGVQWHPEVKHSEYGQRVIENFLHTAAGIPADWNSANVIEEQVARIREQVGTGRVICGLSGGVDSAVAAAIVHKAVGDQLVCIFVDHGLLRQDERRQVEEDYVASTGVRLVTVDARDQFLDALAGVTDPEQKRKIIGREFIRSFENAAEALVLEAQGEGEQIKFLVQGTLYPDVVESGGGTGTANIKSHHNVGGLPEDLQFELVEPLRTLFKDEVRAIGRELGLPEMIVSRQPFPGPGLGIRIVGEVTRDRLDLLRSADAIARAELTAAGLDGEIWQCPVVLLADVRSVGVQGDGRTYGHPIVLRPVSSEDAMTADWTRLPYDVLARISNRITNEVPGVNRVVLDVTSKPPGTIEWE, encoded by the coding sequence ATGACCGACACCGATGCACGGCCCGTTCTCGTCGTCGACTTCGGCGCGCAGTACGCGCAACTGATCGCGCGCCGCGTGCGCGAGGCGAGCGTCTACAGCGAGATCGTGCCGCACACGATCACCGCGGCAGAGGTCGCCGAGAAGAAGCCGGCCGGCATTGTGCTCAGCGGCGGACCATCGAGTGTGTACGAGCCGGGCTCGCCGACTCTCGACCCGGGGATCCTCGAACTCGGTGTGCCCGTGCTCGGCATCTGCTACGGATTCCAGGTCATGGCGCAGCAGCTCGGCGGGGAAGTCGCCAACACCGGTCTTCGCGAATACGGCGCGACCGAGGTGACCCTCGCGCCCGGCGACAGCAGCCTGCTCGGCGGCCAGCCCGGGCAGCAGACCGCGTGGATGAGCCACGGCGATTCGGTGTCCAAAGCACCGGAAGGCTTCGAGGTCCTCGCGTCGTCGGATTCCACCCCGGTAGCGGCGTTCGCCTCCGACGAGCGACGGATGTATGGCGTTCAGTGGCACCCCGAAGTGAAGCACTCGGAGTACGGCCAGCGCGTCATCGAGAACTTCCTCCACACGGCGGCGGGCATCCCGGCCGACTGGAACAGTGCGAACGTCATCGAAGAGCAGGTCGCCCGCATTCGCGAGCAGGTCGGCACGGGGCGCGTGATCTGCGGGCTGTCCGGTGGAGTCGACTCCGCCGTGGCAGCGGCGATCGTGCACAAGGCGGTGGGCGACCAGCTCGTCTGCATCTTCGTCGACCACGGACTGCTCCGTCAGGACGAGCGGCGCCAGGTCGAGGAGGACTACGTCGCCTCCACGGGTGTTCGCCTCGTCACCGTGGATGCCCGGGACCAGTTCCTTGACGCGCTCGCCGGCGTGACCGACCCGGAGCAGAAGCGCAAGATCATTGGCCGCGAATTCATCCGCAGTTTCGAGAACGCCGCAGAAGCACTCGTCCTCGAGGCGCAGGGCGAAGGGGAGCAGATCAAGTTCCTCGTACAAGGCACCCTCTACCCGGACGTCGTCGAATCCGGTGGCGGCACGGGCACGGCCAACATCAAGAGCCACCACAATGTGGGAGGCCTGCCCGAAGACCTTCAGTTCGAACTCGTCGAGCCGCTGCGCACCCTCTTCAAAGACGAGGTCCGTGCCATCGGCCGTGAACTCGGACTTCCCGAGATGATCGTGTCGCGGCAGCCCTTTCCGGGGCCAGGCCTCGGCATCCGCATCGTGGGCGAGGTCACCCGTGATCGTCTCGATCTGCTCCGCTCGGCCGACGCCATCGCGCGCGCCGAGCTGACCGCCGCGGGCCTCGACGGGGAGATCTGGCAGTGCCCCGTCGTGCTGCTCGCCGACGTGCGATCGGTGGGAGTGCAGGGGGACGGGCGGACCTACGGTCACCCGATCGTGCTTCGGCCCGTGTCATCCGAGGATGCGATGACCGCCGACTGGACACGCCTGCCGTACGACGTGCTCGCCCGCATCTCCAACCGCATCACCAATGAGGTGCCCGGCGTCAACCGGGTCGTGCTCGACGTCACGTCGAAGCCCCCGGGGACCATCGAATGGGAGTGA
- a CDS encoding DUF3817 domain-containing protein: MPQGPRPADVPRIRRTVSVYKVSSVITGTFLLLLCLMMVLRYGFGVDIELGGPYGFLTLTPKEQITAINLSTFILIVHGWLYVLYLACDFLLWRYIRFSFGRFLFIALGGIIPLLSFFLERRVPRDVEAAIARIQPAGVPA; this comes from the coding sequence ATGCCCCAAGGTCCACGGCCTGCCGACGTCCCCCGAATCCGACGCACGGTCTCCGTGTACAAGGTCTCGTCGGTGATCACCGGCACCTTCCTGCTCCTGCTGTGCCTCATGATGGTGCTGCGCTACGGGTTCGGGGTCGACATCGAACTGGGTGGACCCTACGGCTTCCTCACGCTCACGCCGAAGGAACAGATCACCGCCATCAACCTGTCGACGTTCATCCTCATCGTCCACGGCTGGCTCTACGTGCTCTACCTCGCGTGCGACTTCCTGCTCTGGCGCTACATCCGCTTCTCGTTCGGGCGTTTCCTCTTCATCGCCCTCGGCGGAATCATCCCGCTGCTCTCGTTCTTCCTCGAGCGTCGCGTGCCCCGCGACGTCGAGGCCGCCATCGCCCGCATCCAACCGGCAGGAGTGCCAGCATGA
- a CDS encoding SURF1 family protein, translated as MSISARFWRTARRPKWLAALALALGIAASFAALGQWQLERSFEGGEVTEEQTETVVPLTTIAEPQQPMTSTAIGQRVTVNAALLPDDYVVLSGRTNHSDAGYWVVGHAVTEDGASLTVALGWTESADAAASAIDLLRESAPEGTLPGRYLPSESPQQSDFEAGVRSALAVSELINLWTTEPDGVYAGYLALEDAPAGLEVIDAPPPNTEVSLNLLNVFYAVEWVIFAGFAVFLWYRLVRDAVEDEIAEETAADAPVE; from the coding sequence TTGAGCATCTCCGCACGTTTTTGGCGCACCGCGCGCAGGCCAAAATGGCTCGCGGCCCTCGCGCTCGCCCTCGGCATCGCCGCGTCGTTCGCAGCCCTGGGTCAGTGGCAGCTCGAGCGCAGCTTTGAGGGCGGTGAGGTCACCGAGGAGCAGACCGAGACGGTGGTGCCCCTCACCACCATTGCCGAGCCGCAGCAGCCCATGACCTCAACGGCGATCGGGCAACGGGTCACCGTCAACGCCGCTCTCCTCCCGGACGACTACGTCGTGCTCTCGGGGCGCACCAATCACAGCGACGCCGGGTACTGGGTGGTCGGTCACGCGGTCACGGAGGACGGCGCGAGCCTCACCGTCGCACTCGGGTGGACCGAGAGCGCGGATGCCGCGGCATCCGCCATCGACCTCCTGCGCGAAAGCGCACCGGAGGGCACCCTCCCCGGAAGGTACCTGCCGAGCGAATCGCCCCAGCAGTCGGACTTCGAGGCCGGAGTACGCAGCGCGCTCGCCGTCTCCGAACTGATCAACCTGTGGACGACGGAGCCCGACGGCGTCTACGCGGGCTACCTCGCCCTCGAGGACGCACCCGCTGGGCTCGAGGTGATCGACGCACCGCCGCCCAACACCGAGGTCTCGCTCAACCTCCTCAACGTGTTCTACGCCGTCGAGTGGGTGATCTTCGCTGGCTTCGCCGTCTTCCTCTGGTACCGGCTCGTACGCGACGCGGTGGAGGATGAGATAGCCGAAGAGACCGCCGCTGACGCGCCCGTAGAATAG
- a CDS encoding cation:proton antiporter, translating into MHLGEELLVLGILFLIAYVLGRLGKLVGLPAIPVYMVVGLLASPYTGWFPLSFDAHNVELIAVFGLILLLFNLGLEFDQEEFFGNAGKLLISGGSYILVNIGVGFVFGFMVGWGTREALIIAGMTATSSSAIVTKLLIELGRLPNKETPTILGVTVVEDIFIAIYLAIVGVVLSGQTEVWPVVLQLGVAFLFLVVMFSIARWGGRFVSKLFKTKDDELFTILFFGLAVAFGGIGELLGVTDAIGAFLIGLVLGATRYRARIEQIALPLRDVFGAFFFLNFGLALNVAEFGQVLVPVAAAVAMTIVLNVLAGQFVAWLNGLGPQAGINTTVILQNRGEFALILATLSLSAGLDPRLVPFAGLYVLSMSIIGPVLAVNSERIGALILRPTRTKVAAVDGRDRMRDETIALVEAVTADDNETSGDALAPDTLDIIAEDPPERPGPVTESIATQAAEQSDVVVERKRDPEY; encoded by the coding sequence GTGCACCTCGGCGAAGAGCTTCTTGTTCTCGGCATCCTGTTCCTCATCGCCTACGTACTCGGTCGCCTGGGCAAACTGGTCGGGCTACCGGCTATCCCGGTTTACATGGTCGTTGGGCTCCTGGCGAGTCCGTACACCGGCTGGTTCCCGCTGAGCTTCGACGCACACAACGTCGAACTCATCGCGGTGTTTGGCCTCATCCTGCTCCTGTTCAACCTCGGTCTCGAGTTCGACCAGGAGGAGTTCTTCGGCAACGCCGGAAAGCTGCTGATCTCCGGAGGCTCCTACATCCTCGTCAACATCGGTGTCGGCTTCGTCTTCGGCTTCATGGTGGGGTGGGGCACACGCGAAGCCCTCATCATCGCCGGGATGACGGCGACCTCGTCGAGCGCGATCGTGACGAAACTGCTCATCGAACTCGGGCGACTACCGAACAAGGAGACCCCCACGATCCTCGGGGTGACCGTCGTCGAGGACATCTTCATCGCCATCTACCTCGCCATCGTGGGTGTCGTGCTGAGCGGCCAAACCGAGGTGTGGCCGGTCGTGCTGCAACTGGGCGTTGCCTTCCTCTTCCTCGTGGTGATGTTCAGCATCGCGCGCTGGGGTGGCCGATTCGTCTCGAAGCTGTTCAAGACGAAAGACGACGAACTCTTCACCATCCTGTTCTTCGGACTCGCCGTCGCCTTCGGCGGCATCGGGGAACTGCTCGGAGTAACCGACGCGATTGGTGCCTTCCTCATCGGCCTCGTGCTGGGGGCGACACGCTACCGCGCACGCATCGAGCAGATCGCCCTTCCGCTGCGCGACGTGTTCGGCGCCTTCTTTTTCCTCAACTTCGGGCTGGCACTCAACGTCGCCGAATTCGGTCAGGTGCTCGTACCGGTGGCCGCGGCGGTCGCCATGACGATCGTGCTCAACGTGCTCGCTGGACAATTTGTCGCCTGGCTCAACGGACTGGGACCGCAAGCCGGCATCAACACGACCGTGATTTTGCAGAACCGTGGGGAGTTCGCGCTCATCCTCGCGACGCTGTCCCTCTCGGCGGGGCTCGATCCGCGCCTCGTGCCGTTCGCCGGTTTGTACGTTCTATCGATGTCCATCATCGGGCCCGTGCTTGCCGTGAACTCGGAGCGCATCGGTGCGCTCATCCTTCGCCCGACCCGCACCAAAGTGGCGGCCGTGGACGGACGGGACCGGATGCGCGACGAAACGATCGCGCTCGTCGAGGCCGTCACCGCCGACGACAACGAAACCTCCGGTGACGCCCTCGCCCCGGACACCCTCGACATCATCGCCGAGGACCCGCCAGAGCGACCCGGCCCCGTCACCGAATCCATCGCGACGCAGGCTGCCGAGCAGTCCGACGTTGTCGTCGAACGCAAGAGGGACCCAGAGTATTGA
- a CDS encoding cation:proton antiporter regulatory subunit: MVDVRRVKLPGVGVLHTFVTDDGGKVGVITHRSGPSDLITFSDDEDGADVKKVSLRLDEDEAHTLAELLGGTRITESLSSLESIPGLSIDWFPVDYDDHIAGQKLGSLAGRGVIGLTVVAVVRGDSANPAPSDDFTVFPGDTLVVAGSPEKVAKAFAFYRSGELAPRAAAEAPPGG; this comes from the coding sequence ATGGTTGACGTTCGACGGGTCAAACTTCCCGGCGTCGGTGTGCTGCACACCTTCGTCACCGATGACGGCGGCAAGGTTGGCGTCATCACCCACCGCTCCGGCCCGAGTGATCTCATCACCTTCTCCGACGACGAGGACGGCGCCGACGTCAAAAAGGTGTCGCTGCGCCTCGACGAGGATGAGGCACACACACTCGCCGAACTCCTCGGCGGCACACGGATCACCGAATCGCTCTCGAGCCTCGAGTCCATTCCTGGGCTCTCCATCGACTGGTTCCCCGTCGACTACGACGACCACATAGCGGGTCAGAAGCTCGGCTCACTCGCCGGCCGCGGCGTGATCGGACTCACGGTTGTCGCCGTCGTGCGCGGTGACTCGGCAAACCCTGCGCCGTCCGACGACTTCACGGTCTTCCCCGGAGACACCCTCGTTGTCGCAGGCAGCCCAGAGAAGGTGGCGAAAGCGTTCGCGTTCTACCGTTCGGGTGAGCTCGCCCCGCGGGCAGCGGCAGAAGCGCCGCCGGGAGGGTAG
- a CDS encoding glycerol-3-phosphate dehydrogenase/oxidase: MSRTTVTRSTKLGPEERAAALDVLSSKELDVLVIGGGIVGAGAALDAATRGLRVGMVEARDWASGTSSRSSKLVHGGIRYLEQLDFRLVREALIERGLLLQRIAPHLVKPVRFLYPLTKPVFERLYVGAGMLLYDLFSYTGGRPPGVPHHRHLTKRQLQRAIPSLRHDAFRGGLAYYDAQVDDARYVANLARTASFYGAHVASRVRVEGFLKVGERVVGVTAKDRETGETFEIRARQVVNATGVWTDDTQAMVGERGQFKVRASKGVHLVVPRDRFQSKLGVLLRTEKSVLFVIPWGRHWLIGTTDTDWNLDKAHPAATAADIDYLLEHVNRILTVPLTRDDVEGVFAGLRPLLAGESEETSKLSREHIVAHSVPGLVVVAGGKWTTYRIMAKDAIDEAVAALDGKYSESITEDVALLGAEGYRAAWNKRSKLARAFGVHRVRIEHLLNRYGVMTDELLDLIRERPELQEPLPGADDYLAAEVVYAASHEGALHLDDVLARRTRISIEAWDRGVSAAPVAAALMGETLGWDQDRIDSEVEHYLRRVDAERASQLQPDDASADRVRLEAPEV; encoded by the coding sequence ATGTCGCGCACCACGGTGACCCGTTCGACCAAGCTGGGCCCGGAGGAGCGCGCCGCCGCGCTCGACGTACTCTCGAGCAAAGAACTCGACGTGCTCGTGATCGGCGGCGGAATCGTCGGTGCCGGTGCTGCCCTCGATGCCGCCACACGGGGTCTGCGTGTCGGAATGGTGGAGGCCAGAGACTGGGCGAGCGGAACCAGCAGTCGCTCGTCGAAGCTTGTGCACGGTGGCATCCGGTATCTGGAGCAGCTCGACTTCCGACTCGTGCGCGAAGCGCTCATCGAGCGCGGTCTCCTGTTGCAGCGAATCGCCCCGCACCTCGTGAAGCCCGTGCGGTTCCTGTACCCGCTCACGAAACCCGTCTTCGAGCGGCTCTACGTCGGTGCCGGGATGCTGCTCTACGACCTGTTCAGCTATACGGGCGGTCGCCCGCCGGGCGTGCCGCACCATCGTCACCTCACCAAGCGTCAGCTGCAGCGTGCGATTCCGAGCCTGCGCCACGACGCCTTCCGGGGCGGGCTCGCGTACTACGACGCCCAGGTCGACGACGCGCGGTACGTCGCCAATCTCGCTCGCACGGCGAGTTTCTACGGAGCGCACGTGGCAAGTCGCGTGCGCGTCGAGGGGTTCCTCAAGGTGGGGGAGCGGGTTGTCGGGGTCACCGCGAAAGACCGTGAGACGGGCGAGACGTTCGAGATTCGCGCGCGCCAGGTTGTCAACGCGACGGGTGTGTGGACAGATGACACGCAGGCGATGGTCGGCGAACGCGGACAGTTCAAGGTGCGCGCATCGAAGGGCGTCCACCTTGTCGTGCCGCGGGACCGCTTCCAATCCAAGCTCGGTGTGCTGCTGCGCACGGAGAAGAGTGTGCTCTTCGTTATCCCGTGGGGCCGTCACTGGCTGATCGGCACAACGGACACCGACTGGAACCTCGACAAGGCCCACCCCGCGGCGACGGCCGCCGACATCGATTACCTTCTCGAGCACGTGAATCGCATCCTCACCGTTCCGCTGACGCGTGACGACGTCGAGGGTGTTTTCGCGGGACTCCGCCCACTTCTCGCGGGCGAGTCGGAGGAGACCTCGAAACTCAGTCGCGAGCACATCGTGGCGCACAGCGTTCCGGGGCTCGTGGTGGTCGCCGGCGGCAAATGGACGACGTACCGGATCATGGCCAAGGACGCCATCGACGAGGCGGTCGCCGCTCTCGACGGCAAATACTCGGAGAGCATTACCGAAGACGTCGCACTCCTCGGTGCCGAGGGCTATCGCGCCGCGTGGAACAAGCGCAGCAAACTCGCGAGGGCATTCGGCGTGCACCGCGTGCGCATCGAGCACCTCCTCAACCGGTACGGCGTGATGACGGATGAACTCCTCGACCTCATTCGGGAGCGCCCCGAGCTGCAGGAGCCTCTGCCCGGAGCCGACGACTACCTCGCCGCCGAAGTCGTCTACGCCGCAAGTCACGAGGGCGCGCTGCACCTCGACGACGTGCTCGCGCGGCGCACGCGGATCTCGATCGAGGCGTGGGATCGTGGCGTCTCTGCCGCGCCCGTTGCCGCTGCACTCATGGGCGAGACGCTCGGCTGGGATCAGGATCGAATCGACAGCGAAGTTGAGCACTACCTTCGCCGCGTCGATGCCGAGCGCGCGAGCCAGTTGCAGCCCGACGACGCATCGGCGGACCGCGTTCGCCTCGAGGCGCCGGAGGTCTAG
- a CDS encoding GuaB3 family IMP dehydrogenase-related protein, protein MSDIEIGRAKRARRVYAFDDIAVVPSRRTRDPQDVSVSWTIDAYTFDIPVLAAPMDSVVSPATAIRMGQLGGLGVLDLEGLWTRYENPEPLLEEISGLDASAATARMQAIYAEPIKPELIKARIAEIRASGVPVAGALSPQRTQEHYKTVVDAGVDLFVIRGTTVSAEHVSKTVEPLNLKKFIYELDVPVVVGGAATYTAALHLMRTGAAGVLVGFGGGAASTTRASLGIHAPMATAVADVAGARRDYMDESGGRYVHVIADGGLGTSGDIVKAIAVGADAVMLGSTLARATDAPGRGWHWGAEAHHSELPRGNRVQVGSLAPLDEILFGPSSVADGQVNLIGALRRSMATTGYSDLKEFQRVEVVVAPYSSR, encoded by the coding sequence GTGAGTGACATCGAGATCGGGCGCGCCAAGCGCGCACGCCGCGTGTACGCCTTCGACGACATCGCCGTGGTGCCCTCCCGGCGCACGCGCGACCCGCAGGATGTCTCGGTCAGCTGGACCATCGATGCCTACACCTTCGACATCCCTGTACTCGCCGCACCGATGGACTCCGTGGTAAGCCCCGCGACCGCCATTCGTATGGGTCAGCTCGGTGGACTCGGTGTGCTCGACCTCGAAGGACTCTGGACCCGCTACGAGAACCCCGAGCCGCTCCTCGAGGAGATCAGTGGTCTCGACGCCTCCGCGGCGACCGCGCGGATGCAGGCCATCTACGCGGAACCGATCAAGCCCGAGCTCATCAAGGCCCGAATCGCGGAGATCCGGGCATCCGGAGTGCCGGTGGCGGGAGCCCTCAGCCCGCAGCGCACCCAGGAGCACTACAAGACCGTCGTCGACGCGGGCGTCGACCTCTTCGTCATTCGCGGTACGACGGTGAGCGCCGAGCACGTCTCCAAAACCGTCGAACCCCTCAACCTCAAGAAGTTCATCTACGAACTCGACGTACCCGTCGTCGTCGGCGGTGCCGCAACCTATACGGCGGCGCTCCACCTCATGCGCACGGGTGCTGCCGGTGTGCTCGTCGGGTTCGGGGGCGGCGCCGCATCGACGACGCGCGCGAGCCTCGGCATCCACGCGCCCATGGCGACCGCGGTCGCCGACGTCGCTGGCGCTCGCCGCGACTACATGGACGAATCAGGCGGCCGGTACGTGCACGTCATCGCGGACGGCGGTCTGGGAACGAGCGGCGACATCGTGAAGGCGATCGCCGTAGGCGCGGATGCCGTCATGCTCGGTAGCACGCTCGCGCGGGCGACGGATGCTCCCGGCCGGGGTTGGCACTGGGGTGCTGAAGCACATCACTCCGAGCTTCCGAGGGGCAACCGTGTGCAGGTCGGCAGTCTCGCGCCGCTCGACGAGATCCTGTTCGGACCGTCGTCCGTCGCCGACGGTCAGGTGAACCTCATCGGCGCCCTGCGTCGTTCGATGGCAACAACCGGCTACTCGGACCTCAAGGAATTCCAGCGCGTCGAGGTTGTCGTCGCGCCCTACAGCTCGAGGTAA